The genomic interval AATTGCCTCTGAAAAGCAAATATGCTGTTGATGAAAAGATTTGCTAACCCCTTAGATGACTGTAGAAGTGTACATTTCCCCCTTTCCTATACAACTTGCTAGTGATTTTTCTTTGCTATGATCCTCACAAGTTAATTTTGATAATGTCTATTTCAAAAGTGATCCTTATCTAGAGATGTCTTGAACAATACTATTGTagcaactgcaaaaaaaaaaaaaaaaaaaaaataccgaacaccaaaaaaactgtaaaatgaaaCCAGTGACTGCTTTCAGAAGGTCTCCTGATCCAATGGCTTTCCCCTGGGCTTTGTCTTTCTCCTAAGCTGGCACGTGTTTCTCAGGCTGGAGTGCCACATACTCCAACCCGGGCTCAGCCTCAGGCCTCCTTCCAGGGACTTAGATCAGCTCTATCTTCTCTGGTCCAGCTCTGCTGGTCCCCTGACCCTCCTGGGTATCCAGCTTGCTTCTCCAATTGAGGGTACCCCTGAACACCTCCCGGTGAGGTGAACCGTGGCTCTGTCTTTGTCCCTCCAGGGCTGAGCACAAGCCTGGCATAGTTACCACTGAACGATTGATTGGCGGTTGTCCTAGACCTGAGCTTGTCAATAACGGGTTGGGGAGTAGAACGACCTGGGGGAGCctgtttgatttgttttctaCCCTCTCTTAGGTAGAGATGCTGCCATCCCATCTGAGCCCCTGCCTGGAAGATTCCTATGGTCCTGATGCCAAGATTCTGTAAATCACGGTGGCCCTATTGCTTATCATTCAGGCTGCCCACAGACCCCCATCAGTgattctttctctgtgccctttgGCTGCCTCTGTCCTCAGGCCCCAAACTAGTCCCAAGGATATGCACTGAAATGAAGGAGTCACGTTGGGGTCTAGAGCAGCGGGCTGCCCCCAGCGTTGGCTCTTTTGCCAACTTTGGCCACACATATCGTAGGATAAAATTTGAGAGGTTCGAGCAGGGAGTTAGGGTGgacacacacaacaaaaagaagGCTTGGTCCTAACTCCTTCACTTCAGCAcacctttattgagcacctgtgaAATTATGTTGCCAAAGGAGAACAGAGATGACAGAAACTGCAGGGAATCTCCTGGGGCATCTCTGCATGTCTCTGTGACGGCAGAGCTAGGTCAGGGCACCCCCGGCATGAAGTTCACCCTGAACGGTGGATCCACAGGACACGGCTGCTCCCAAGCTCTGCTCTTTATGGGGGCCAGTAAGGAGCCACTGCACGGAGCAGAGTTGGGATCTCTCTTATATCTGGAAGACTCTCTAGTTCTCCTCTTTAAATCCACTATCCACAGGCCCCAGTGGGAAAAGAATTTGGTCTTTAATTTGCTCTGGTTTGGACAAACACTTCACATGACCAACGTAAACTGTTGCACAGTTGTGCAAAGGCCTTCTTGTTCATTCCAGAAATTCTCCAACAGCTGACAAACCCAAATTGTTCTGGCCCCAGGGGGTTCAAAGCGCTTTCTCCtcaaatacacatttcttctcATTGTGCCCCTTTGACGGGAAATGTAGAGAGTGGAAGAAAGAGACCAGAAAGGGCAAGAGGCACACAGGTATCCATGGGACAGCGCGACGGGGACGGACCATTGCCTTCCCAAGCCCACCACATGGCTGCCCCCCGCACAGCCCCCTGGACTCTGCTCCACACAGGCTGGCACCCTTCCAACGCCACGTGGGCCACCTCCTCCGTGTGATCAAAGTGACAGGTTTCCTGCAGCAAGCTCCTTATAAGAATTCCTTCAGGTCTCACTGAGGATGTTAAGAGTGAGTGCTGCAGAGGGAAGATGGTGCGCTCATGGTCTTACTCCTGGTCTGACCTCTGCTGCCAGGGTGCTAGGCTGCATGGGGCTCATGGGATGGGCGGCCAGGGATGCCGTGGAGAAGTGATGGCCGGACACAGGGCACATCCCGTGTCTGCTAGCAGCCCCTGATTTTCCCAACAGAGTCCGGAGCTGCTGCATGAGGTGAGGGCAGACGGGGATCTTGTGGGTCATGTGGATGAGGAGGTGGGGGGCTTGTGGCTGTGCAGAaactctgggccaggccctgggagagCAGACAGAGCGGACACCTCACGGGCTCGATCGGGTACTGCTCTCCTGAGCCAGAGAGGTACGGCGTGAACAGGACCGGCCACGACATCCAGCCCCATACTCTGGCCAGTGCCACGGCTTCGGGGCTACTTGCCGCACAGGCAGGCCTCACACAGACACCCCACCTGGCAAATTTCTGGCTCCTCAGGCCTGGCTCTGGGCCCTGTGAGTGAGCCAGGAGCCAGGGGCACGGGACTTATGGTGCTCGGGCAGGTAGACATGTAGAAGCACGTGTGCTAGACTCCTCAGCCGGTGGCTCTCGGTCAATGTGACCGATCAGGGCCTGGCCACCGGCGCTCGGTGCGCACCGGCCGTGGGGGGCTTCGGAAGAGGCTGGTGTCGGCTGGCTACTCGGCCTCCACCAGCTGCTCCAGGCGCTGCAGCATTGTCAGACGCAGGGCTTGGAAcctggagggagacacagtcaAGGGGACTCGCTGACAcgggaggacacagggagaggggagaagagcgAAGGAGCACACAGGTGCCTGGGCCAGTAGACCCGCGGCTGGCAGCTGTCATCTCTCCTCCAccaaggagagggaggagccagACCCACACCCTGCAAGACGGCTGGCTTAGAGGAGCGGACAGACGGGGCCTCACACCCTGCTGGGCTTCAAAAGCAGAGCGCGCTGTTCCTTTCCGAAGATTCTCCAGTACGGAAAGGGGCGTGCTGGAGTGGACAGGTGGCAGGGCAGGGATCTGGAAGCCTGCGCTCAAGCCCAGGCTCGTCAGTGACCTGTGCTGCGACCTTCCTCACCTCAGGCCTCGGCTTCCTCTCCGTGCGCTGAATAGACTGACCCCCCAGGTCCCCTTCCAGCTCCAAAACCCTACAGTGACACTGCAGACTGCACGGTGGACCGTCCTCTCTGACTGGGGGGTCTCTGCTGACTGCCGGAAGAGGCCTCGCCGCATGGACGGAAGCCCGTGGGGCGTGGGGAGGGCCGTGGCTTTCCAAAAATCGCTCAGCCAGAAACCGGAATCGAAAGCAGTCTCCCCACCGCAGGCCCTGGCCAGGAGCagactccctccttcccttcctaaGGAGGGGGACTCCAGCCCTGGCCCTGGCTGATGCCCCAGgtgctctccctgccccaccctccaccctgcaGGGGGACAGACCAGTCACTGGGCTGTGCATCTTGGCTAACCTCGCCCAGCCGGGCCTGGATGTATCTTCCCCAGGAGCCGGTGGGTGACACCTGCTCACCTTTCCATTGGCCGGGTCCCCTGCGCCCGAAAACATCGGCTGTTACAGAAAGCTCCAACAGCCACCGCTTTGGGGCAGGCTCAGAGACCCCACTAGCACAAAAGGTGCAGACCAGGCTGAAACCGCCCTGAGCAGGCCCTCTCCTCGCTTGCCCCTACAGAGCTGTGTCACCAGAAGAACTCGTTACCCTGGCCCAGCACCCAGCCACACTCCTGCCTGACTCTCCCACTCAGTTTCAACAGCTATGCCCTTCCCGTGCTGGTGAGGTGCTGGGGCCAGATGGGCGGCTTGCACCGCAGCCTGCCATTCTGGCAGACTGTCACCCCATCTTGGTGTCAATACTGAGCAGGGGGCCAGAGGGAGGTGCTGGGGAGCCAGGGCTGGGAGGCGAGGGGAGAGCTGTCCCGGCCCCAGCCTGGGTGCTCTGCCCTGCACGCTTGCCCTGGTGTTCAGGACCCACGACTGGCTCCTTCTGTGCTGCTTACTTCATGGTCAGTttgattatttctctttcctcctcttcttttaatttttcaacaaaaCTGTCCAGCACCGGCATTTCAAATTTAATGTACTGAGCGACCTAGAAAATCCAAGAACATTTGAGTGTGCTTTCAATTAGAAGCCagacatgtgttttcttttcctcgtGGCTTCCACGGCAGCCAAATCCAGCAATGTCTTATAGCCAAGGAAGtggctgccctcctccccagccaaCCCCAGCACTCTCTGTCTGCTCTGGGATGGAGGACGGATCGGCTCCTTTTTACCTCACAGGCCACTATCATCCCTGGGACGAAAGGTTAAGCTGGATGTGAGGAAAATTATTCAAGAGAGAGCAGGACCACACTGGGTattctctggggtgggggtgaggggggctggGAACACCACTGTTTCTATCAGTAGAACGAATCTGCACTAGTCTGTGAATGGTCTGAGGGATACAGGGTCACCGGCCTTTGCCTTGGGTTCAAACCCTATGGGCCTTTGCTGTGCAGGGGAGTTTGGCAATGTGCTCACTCCTAGCCCAGGACTCAGGCTGTGGTAAGACTTAGCCAGCTGGCTCCCTTCCACAGGCCCTGGGTAGGTCCTAGTTAAGGAGCCCTTGTGTAGGTCTTTAAGGTAATAACTAAACACACTCTAACAAAGGAAAAGTTTCTACCTGCCGAGGGGAAAAGCACAGGCTATGGTTTTCTAGGACccaacttcttttttcccctaggcCTGCTGTTAGAGCTGGTGGTCACtgacaggaggagggagggctggagCCCTCACTCTGCCAGGCTTGGGGCCCTTGAGGACAGCTGTGTGGCCCCTGGAGACAGGGCCTGGCCAAGGTGCCCTTCAGAGCCCTTGGGGCCCCCATGCTGTCATCCGGCTCTTCCTCCAAGAGCAGGCTTCCCAGAGCCTCAGCCCCAACTCACGTCGTGGGGGACTTCCTCGCCCAGGTCGGCTTCCATCAGGAACATCCTGGCGATCTTCTCACACGGCCCGTGCAGGATCCTGGAAATCAGCGGGTACTCacagtcttttaattttgttcgCTCTGAAAAAGAAGGCAGTTTACAAAATTCATGGGGCATTAGTACTGCCCCTCATTGTTCCAGGCTGGGAATGTGGTAGAAAACGGATGTCCGGGGGGCCCAGGAATCTTCTCCAGGCTTGGAAGAGAAGGGTGCCCGGAATGACGTGTGATTGTGGCACAAAGCAAAGGCCCAGGTCAGAGAGGAACAGGAGccgagggagaagcagagagggcagAGTGGCCATGGGGAGGCCAGTGCTGTACAGAGGGCCATGCGGGCTCGGCAAACGTACTTGGGGGGGAACCTTCAGCTCCAACTCCCGGACCCCGACACacatcccccaacccctcccaacTGAGCGAGGCTGGAGATGGTGACTTCCCTTGGGATTCTGAGAGGCATAGCGAGGGTGGCTGGGTTTCGGCCTGGCAGAGGCATTCGTCGTGGCCCCCTGCCCAAGCAGCACGGCCAGTGAGCCTGCCAAATGGACAGCGGCTTTTGTTTTCATGATCTGGAAGCACAGGCAGACACTTACCCCCAGACTCGTGAACAATGTAGAGTGCAAATTCACTGGGGCCATTTTCCACCTGTACAGGCAGTGATAGGCAGTCAGACCACGGCGTTCTGGGACAAGACGGACAGAAAGGGATCCCTGGCAGTAACCACACCCCCAGTGCTACACACACAAGTCCCCAAggatcctcccctctccctgctctaaATCCCAGAGATGCTGCTTCAGTCCAGGAAACCTTGCTAGACCTTCTACCCAAGAACCACGGGCACCTTCCCCAGCCTTTGCCAGCCCCCTCCTCCAACAAAACAGCAAACCACCAGCCTCCTGGGGCAAGGCCGCTCATGGCCAGACTTACTCGGAACTTGTTCAGCAGCAGGGTGAGCACGTGCAGGGTTGTCATGGTGCTGTTGACCCTCACGTTGGTCACAGACCCATAGGCAGGAGTAAACACTGAGGTCTGTGGAGGGAGGCGGAGAGTTCAGGGCAGGGCCAGAGGGACATGGAAGTGACATCAGGCAGGGTCTGGGCACACTGTCAGCCAAATGGTCCAGAGGGACAGGTGAACCTGGGCTGTGGGAACACCTGTGCTTGTCCGGTCACAGGTCTACACACAGCTGTGCCCACATCTGGGTGCACTTGGGGAAACTGTAGCAACAGAGGACTGAAAGAAAGATGCCTCCAAAGCTGTCAGGGCCAGCTCTCTGATCCTAGGAGCCAGTCCCATGGAAGTACTtcacagggggtggggagggggcggggaccagagtctccttctcactctgtctctgagTCAAATTGCCAAGTGTCTGTTGATTCTAAGACGGAAAGTTTTCGAATCGGTCCACTCCTCCCCATTCTCCCAGCGGTGCCCGAGAAGAGGCTGTCCGTCTACACTGCCTAAGTGTCCCACCTTTCTCCTGTCCAATCTCAGCACTTTCCATCCATTCTCCACCCTGCTGCCCAAAGGAACAACCTTTCAAGCACCTTGCAGCTCTGTGTGTTCTGGACCAGCTGCGTTAGCACAGAGTCTTggctcccagccccagcctcctgaATCAGAACTCGCATTTTGAGGAAACCGCCAGGTGATGCTTTCCATACAGGACAACTTGAGAAGCACTGTCTTTTAGCACAGTTCTTGTTAAAAGTCTCTGAAGGCTTCCCATGGCCCAAACGGCACCATCCACAGCTCCTCTCACTGTTTACACATGTGGTACGATGATTCTCTCCCCGTGTCCCTGTGGTCCAGCCACACAGACTCTTCACATTATGTTCCTTGCCTTTGCCTATGAGACACCATATATCCAGTCAACCAGGGCATCGCCTGAGGCTTCATAGTCCTCAATGAACACTAGCCAGGTTATAGACCTGCTTAGCATTTCATCCCAAATCTTTGGCTCTTACAACAGCTTTTCGAAGTACCTGTCACTAGTCCTCcttttaagaaaggatgctgaagcTCGGAGAGGTTAAGTAGCCCGTCAGGGTCACCCATCTAGAAAGGACAGAGCCATTGGAAAGCCCTTGCTTTGGGTCCTCCCTGTGAGACTCACTCCCCCCCGCCAGGTGAGCTCTTCCTCACTTGCCAACACCAAATTCAAATTTGCACATTCCTCCTCTGTGGTCCTAGCCCTGCTGTCCCCAGGAAGTAACTGGAGCTCGGGTGTATGAAGGACCTGCTCAGTGTCCCCAAGCACCAGGGTCAGACTCAAATCCAGACCTGCCTCCTCCAAAGTTGAGACGTAGAATGACTCTGGGAGATACAGAACGCCAGAGTAGGCTTTCAGTCCCCAAGAAATACGGACTGGAGGAGGTAGGCCATTTCAAGGAGAAGAAAGGTCTTGTCAACAAGACATTGTCAGTGCTTCTGCCTGGTGCCTTCTCTCACGATGATACTGACCAGCTCCACGTAGGAACGAAGCTCCCATCTTTGCCATCTCTAACCACAAGGGTTTCTCTCTGGTAAAACACATTTGAATCCAACAGCCCAGGGCAAAGCACTGGGACAGGTACCAAGTTTAACCTGGTCTAGAAATCATGTCAACATCACTGCAAATCACAATAGTTTTGAAAAATGATGGAGTCTTGAAGTAATAGCGTGCAGTCCTCAGAAAGAAAATCCAGACTAACAACCTCAGGAAGTCAATTCTAGGaatttcttttctcccattgCTGCCTGTGACTCAAATACTTTGTCACCTGATTTCTAAGGACACGGATTCTGAATGGATCGTAAGTAAGGTGAGAGAGGGGGAGCCCTTTACTCAGCCAGGAGATGGGAATCCACTGTCCAACATGCCTAAAGACACTAGCTCACGTCCTGGGGTTTAGTCAGTTTGCCTGGAAGAAGGAACCCACCTTCTGTAGGTAAATCTGTCACTGGGAGAAAGAACCACCCTGACTGGATTACAGGCTAGTGGGCTCAGTGTTGGGCTGGCTGAAGAGCCCTTCTCGCCAGGGCAGCTCCAATGGGCCGAGACAAAAGCTCTCACTGGTCATTGCTGTGCATTTTGAAGGATACAGAGTGCTCAGATCTCTGTGTCTCTGGGATATTTGTAATGACTAAAATAAGGCTTAATGTGCCAGACACACATCTTAGAGATGGGTCACTCTCTCAGAAGAGGGGGGTAAACGTACTGGAGATAAACCCCACTCTTTGGTACCTGGAGTCACGGATCAAAAGGTTCCTTTTTTAGGaacatagaaatacaaagagcCTAATCCCatgcaaatattcttttaaaatttttgactaATTCCTTAAACTAGCATATAAATATCTAATATACTTACATAACGCCTTACAGACCAACCCCCTTTGGAACCAGATTTAAAGAATACCCAAGCCAGATTGAGAGTCGTCTGGCTAATCCAAACCATTCTTAATCTCTGCTTAACCTCAACCCTACCTCCCCTGTGCCCTTTCAGGAAACTTGACTCTCAAATAGTCCTGGGTTTTTCTGCACTTAGCAAAGATAACCTATTGTCACCCCTGAACACTCACTGCCAACCCAGCACAGAGTGGAAGGCGGGTCCTGACAACAAGCTTGCCTTGCTGAATTCTTCACCCCGAAGTCCAGGGTGCCCCCAGAGCACTTGAGTGGCTCCTGGCAGGCCTCAACTGTGTAACCGTTCTTGAGATCTGACCCTGAGACCTGCCTTtgccaggccccctccccctcccatgaGTCATTGCCTATCAAGACGGGCAGCTGCCTCAGCTGGAAACCCCTGCTTCCATTTCCCAGCGCTGCAGGATGTGGCCCCGTTATGGGACACTCCATCCGGGGCCTCACCCACACTGCCACTCATGCCATTTATAGAAACAATCAACTTCTCCTTTTACACTTCGGTTTGTTTAGGGACTGATGTCATCTGGGGAAGGAGATCTCTTCCTAGGGTCAGTACAATGTGCACTCGGACAAAAGGCTAAGTGCTGGGAACCAGGAGCAGGGCAGGTTCTCTGGGACACAGGAGCACATGCCTCTGGGCGCACCTCAACCGAGGGGGCTAATCTGCCCTGTAAGAATGCCAGTAGCACGTCATGTTCCCACAAAACCGTCAACTGAGCTCTGGTGGAAACCTCATAGAAAACTGCCTCATTAGACATAAACATGGCATTACTTTCCAAAAATCCATGCAACTTATGAAAATGGATTGACAGTGAGTAAGCAtgtggtaaacaaaacaaaacaacgcaGGCTTTGGGGTCACCAGGTggaatgctttgttttgttttgttttgttttgtttttttgaatgcTACTTtgatgtgactttgggcaagttcttTCTCCTCCTGAGACCATCTCCCCATGAGGACACAGATACGACCACCCCAGTCCACAGGGCCAGGGTGACAGTGAACTCTGACAAGACTTCTGTGCGGCCTGGCCTAGCGAAAGCCCAACAGTTGCACCCGTGCAGGCTGGGGGCTGGTTCCCCGTGGCCTCAGCTTCAGGGCCCAGGGGAGAGGCCGGGCTGGGACATCACCTTGTGGTTGTAAAAGTGCCCGTTGATGGAGAACCGATGTCGCCGGATCCTCTGGGCCT from Leopardus geoffroyi isolate Oge1 chromosome D2, O.geoffroyi_Oge1_pat1.0, whole genome shotgun sequence carries:
- the RASSF4 gene encoding ras association domain-containing protein 4 isoform X1, translating into MKEDCPPSSHVPISDSKSILKSELLSLLKTYNCYHEGRSFQLRHREEEGALIIEGLLNIAWGLRRPIRLQIQDDRERVHLSAASWTPGQPSCHLKEPLLQEGKVAAQEPNAQTAHSTESSRDGSEPVEEDEETPQLMRTKSDAACVIQRRPRSRTPGEAQRIRRHRFSINGHFYNHKTSVFTPAYGSVTNVRVNSTMTTLHVLTLLLNKFRVENGPSEFALYIVHESGERTKLKDCEYPLISRILHGPCEKIARMFLMEADLGEEVPHDVAQYIKFEMPVLDSFVEKLKEEEEREIIKLTMKFQALRLTMLQRLEQLVEAE